A genomic window from Yoonia rosea includes:
- a CDS encoding NYN domain-containing protein: MGFVILLWARLLRTPPVPLAPQDTLPPNAILVDGSNVMHWGPEPSAKILAQVLRSLERAGHTPIVFFDASVGYVLDDHYYSEAKLAPLLGVPQEHICVVNRGVIADVSILSMATDHGLRVVSNDKYRDWRVQFPHAAKKGVLLDGTWREGTVVWRGKLNAQVARA; the protein is encoded by the coding sequence TTGGGTTTTGTTATTTTGCTGTGGGCGCGGTTGCTGCGCACGCCACCGGTCCCTCTTGCGCCCCAAGATACGCTGCCGCCAAACGCCATTCTGGTGGATGGCTCGAACGTAATGCATTGGGGGCCTGAACCGTCGGCCAAAATTCTGGCCCAAGTGCTGCGCAGCCTTGAACGCGCAGGCCATACGCCGATTGTGTTTTTCGATGCCAGTGTGGGCTATGTCCTTGATGATCATTACTATAGCGAGGCGAAACTGGCCCCGCTTTTGGGTGTCCCGCAGGAGCATATTTGCGTTGTCAACAGAGGGGTGATTGCGGATGTGTCGATCCTGTCGATGGCTACGGATCACGGTTTGCGTGTTGTCAGCAATGACAAATATCGCGATTGGCGGGTCCAGTTTCCGCATGCCGCGAAGAAGGGTGTTCTGCTTGATGGCACATGGCGCGAAGGCACTGTTGTCTGGCGGGGGAAACTAAACGCGCAGGTCGCCCGCGCCTAG
- a CDS encoding ABC transporter permease has translation MELLGNLWGEFWAVLTTLFAAAPYIIGYVLIILLMMVIWNGVKRLLTPKHDYSSLKTVTFGDESAVTSNTVASVVSIVLIFILWGAFTGSKLLPGFMHAPGPFQGDGSFEYTITTPAGDSDTATVSVVVHPTGEDVAAPEVAPGDGIAKNDAIAIPVYRSELLRVDRNDEMGRDEETFITAVDGQAIAPGGSVAVGFGTVAMSDKGTLNIIPATGMQMEPIWLPSPEAVWSRLGEIATVGYRNSTLAEHLGYSLFRVIVGFLLGALVGIPLGYAMGLSNWFRGWFDPIVEFMRPVPPLALIPLVIIWAGIGEVGKIILLFLAALWIMAIAARSGVSGVRISKVHAAYSLGASKWQIMRYVIIPNSLPEIFTGARVAMGVCWGTVVAAELVAAEKGAGMMIMVASKFQSTDIVLMGIILIGIIGFSIDMLMRQAEKWLVPWKGKG, from the coding sequence ATGGAATTGCTAGGAAACCTCTGGGGCGAATTCTGGGCGGTTCTGACAACGCTCTTTGCTGCTGCACCCTATATCATCGGTTATGTCCTGATCATTCTGTTGATGATGGTGATCTGGAACGGCGTAAAGCGGTTGCTGACGCCCAAACATGACTACAGCTCGCTCAAGACTGTCACCTTCGGGGATGAAAGCGCGGTCACGTCAAACACGGTCGCTTCTGTTGTTTCGATCGTGCTGATCTTTATCTTGTGGGGCGCCTTTACCGGCTCGAAGCTCTTGCCCGGGTTCATGCATGCACCGGGCCCGTTTCAGGGGGATGGATCGTTTGAATATACGATCACGACGCCTGCAGGGGACAGCGACACAGCCACGGTCAGCGTTGTTGTGCACCCTACAGGTGAAGACGTGGCCGCACCCGAGGTCGCGCCGGGCGATGGCATCGCCAAGAACGACGCAATTGCAATCCCTGTTTATCGCAGTGAATTGCTGCGTGTGGACCGCAATGACGAAATGGGCCGCGATGAAGAGACGTTTATTACCGCCGTAGATGGCCAAGCAATTGCGCCGGGCGGCAGTGTCGCGGTCGGTTTTGGTACCGTCGCAATGTCGGACAAAGGGACGCTGAACATCATACCCGCCACCGGCATGCAGATGGAACCCATCTGGCTGCCATCGCCCGAAGCGGTCTGGAGCAGGCTGGGTGAAATCGCGACCGTGGGCTATCGCAATTCAACATTGGCCGAACATCTGGGCTATTCGCTTTTCCGCGTGATCGTCGGTTTCCTGTTGGGCGCGCTTGTGGGAATTCCGCTGGGCTATGCCATGGGCCTGTCCAACTGGTTCCGCGGCTGGTTTGACCCGATTGTCGAATTCATGCGCCCTGTGCCACCGCTTGCATTGATCCCGCTTGTGATCATCTGGGCGGGGATCGGGGAAGTGGGCAAGATTATCCTGCTGTTTCTTGCGGCGCTCTGGATCATGGCGATCGCGGCGCGGTCTGGTGTGTCTGGGGTGCGAATTTCCAAGGTCCATGCGGCCTATTCGCTGGGCGCATCGAAGTGGCAGATCATGCGCTATGTGATCATACCGAACTCGTTGCCCGAAATCTTTACTGGTGCACGCGTTGCCATGGGTGTCTGCTGGGGCACTGTTGTGGCGGCAGAACTGGTTGCGGCGGAAAAGGGTGCTGGCATGATGATCATGGTGGCCTCGAAATTCCAGAGCACGGACATCGTGCTGATGGGGATTATCCTGATCGGCATCATCGGGTTCAGCATTGATATGTTGATGCGGCAGGCCGAAAAATGGCTGGTGCCCTGGAAGGGCAAGGGTTGA
- a CDS encoding taurine ABC transporter ATP-binding protein, with protein sequence MSGLQIDKLSMRFDLPNGSSVQALKDVSLDLKAGELLSVLGPSGCGKTTLLNIVAGFLAPTEGTITLNGHKVTGPAAERGMVFQQGALFEWMSVRENVGFGPSMKGMPKAEKAKIVDHLLDVVGLQDFKEKAVYELSGGMQQRVALARCLANEPDVILMDEPLGALDALTREKMQGLVLKLWKETGKTIILITHSVEEALLLGERLIVMAPRPGRIHTEYRLPFAEMGVGQDLREVKKHPKFAETREEILGMIWDMEEEIMGRTEDA encoded by the coding sequence ATGTCAGGGTTACAAATAGATAAGCTGTCGATGCGGTTCGACCTACCGAACGGGTCATCTGTACAGGCATTGAAAGACGTCTCTCTTGATCTCAAGGCGGGTGAGTTGCTGTCGGTTCTGGGACCATCAGGTTGCGGCAAGACGACACTCCTCAACATCGTGGCGGGTTTTCTGGCCCCGACCGAGGGCACAATCACGCTGAACGGTCACAAGGTTACCGGCCCTGCCGCCGAACGCGGCATGGTGTTCCAGCAGGGCGCGCTTTTTGAGTGGATGAGCGTGCGTGAAAACGTGGGCTTTGGTCCGTCAATGAAAGGGATGCCCAAGGCCGAAAAAGCGAAGATTGTTGACCATCTGCTCGACGTTGTGGGCTTGCAGGATTTCAAGGAAAAGGCGGTTTATGAGCTTTCAGGCGGGATGCAACAGCGGGTTGCGCTGGCGCGTTGCCTTGCCAATGAACCTGATGTGATCCTGATGGACGAACCGCTGGGCGCGCTTGACGCGTTGACGCGCGAAAAGATGCAGGGTCTGGTTCTGAAGCTGTGGAAAGAGACCGGCAAGACGATCATCCTGATCACTCACTCGGTGGAAGAGGCGCTTTTGCTGGGCGAACGCCTGATCGTCATGGCGCCGCGTCCGGGCCGTATTCACACCGAATACCGTCTCCCCTTTGCCGAAATGGGTGTGGGTCAGGACCTACGCGAGGTCAAGAAACATCCCAAATTCGCCGAAACCCGTGAGGAAATTCTGGGCATGATCTGGGACATGGAAGAAGAAATCATGGGTCGGACGGAGGACGCATAA
- a CDS encoding taurine ABC transporter substrate-binding protein, with protein sequence MTMKKALMGAAASVALMTGASQAFAAGHGEITVGYFLEWPMPFQYAKVNGTYDEEMGVTVNWVSFDSGTAMSAAMASGDVQISVSQGVPPFVVATSAGQDLQILDVAVSYAENDNCVVSSGLEIDKDSADELAGKTVAVPLGTAAHYGFLRQMDHFGVDLASLNVVDMAPAEGAAALAQGQVDMSCGWGGALRRMKEHGNVLLTGAEKEELGILVFDVTSAPAGFVAENPDLVAKFLKVTADANSAWNDGSGVEAMLPVIAQDAGMDEAATAETMATFVFPDVSTQLSGAWLGGAAPSFMKGVADVFVESGSIPAALDSYEGAINIGPLTAADGM encoded by the coding sequence ATGACAATGAAGAAAGCACTTATGGGCGCTGCTGCCAGTGTCGCACTGATGACAGGTGCCTCGCAGGCTTTTGCGGCCGGACACGGTGAAATTACTGTTGGTTATTTTCTCGAATGGCCGATGCCATTCCAGTACGCCAAGGTAAATGGCACCTACGATGAAGAGATGGGCGTGACGGTAAACTGGGTCAGCTTTGACAGCGGCACAGCGATGTCGGCGGCCATGGCATCGGGCGACGTACAGATTTCCGTCAGCCAGGGTGTGCCACCTTTCGTTGTTGCCACATCTGCCGGTCAGGACCTGCAAATTCTGGACGTGGCTGTGTCCTATGCCGAGAACGACAACTGCGTCGTGTCCTCCGGTCTGGAAATTGACAAGGACAGCGCGGACGAACTGGCGGGTAAAACTGTTGCAGTGCCACTTGGCACGGCGGCCCACTATGGCTTCTTGCGCCAGATGGATCACTTCGGTGTCGATCTTGCATCGCTGAATGTGGTTGACATGGCGCCTGCCGAAGGTGCCGCAGCTTTGGCCCAAGGTCAGGTTGATATGTCCTGCGGTTGGGGCGGTGCGCTGCGCCGCATGAAAGAGCACGGCAACGTCCTGCTGACCGGTGCCGAGAAAGAAGAATTGGGCATTCTGGTATTCGACGTCACATCCGCACCTGCCGGTTTTGTTGCAGAGAACCCCGACCTTGTTGCAAAGTTCCTGAAAGTGACCGCCGATGCGAACAGCGCATGGAACGACGGCTCTGGTGTTGAGGCGATGCTGCCTGTGATCGCGCAGGACGCTGGCATGGATGAGGCCGCGACTGCTGAAACAATGGCGACATTCGTCTTCCCCGACGTGTCAACACAGCTTTCCGGCGCATGGCTTGGCGGTGCAGCACCTTCCTTCATGAAGGGTGTGGCAGACGTCTTCGTCGAATCCGGTTCGATCCCTGCTGCGCTGGACAGCTATGAAGGCGCGATCAATATCGGCCCGCTGACGGCCGCGGACGGTATGTAA
- a CDS encoding aminotransferase family protein: MDTLNFANDPGTVIEADRAHVWHHLSQHKQYETIDPRIIVEGKGLRLWDIKGKEHVDAVSGGVWTVNVGYGRERIGKAISDAVTKMCFFGGSLGTIPGAQFAEMLIDKMPGLDRVYYANSGSEANEKAFKMVRQISHKHYGGKKQKILYRERDYHGSTLATMSAGGQDERNAQYGPFAPGFVRVPHCLEYRSQDGSVGEEYGAKAAQAIEDVILAEGADTIGALCLEPITAGGGIIVPPKGYWDRVQEICKKYDILLHIDEVVCGIGRTGTWFGYQQFGVQPDIVTMAKGVASGYAAISCCVTTNRVFDMFKDDTDPLGYFRDISTFGGCTGGPAAAIENMKIIEEEDLRGNSAVMGEHLKGNLQALMEKHKWIGDVRGMGLFAGAELVQDRATKEPVSEKHVGAIVADCMAQGVIIGATNRSVPGYNNTLVFAPSLIATADDLDHITSAVDAAITRVLG; this comes from the coding sequence ATGGATACGCTGAACTTCGCAAATGATCCCGGAACCGTCATTGAGGCCGACCGGGCGCATGTGTGGCACCACCTCAGCCAGCACAAGCAATACGAGACGATTGATCCGCGCATCATCGTAGAAGGCAAGGGCCTGCGCCTGTGGGACATCAAGGGCAAAGAACATGTCGATGCGGTGTCCGGCGGTGTCTGGACGGTGAACGTAGGCTACGGACGCGAACGGATCGGCAAAGCGATCTCGGACGCTGTGACCAAGATGTGCTTCTTCGGCGGCTCGCTGGGCACAATCCCCGGCGCACAATTTGCCGAGATGCTGATCGACAAAATGCCCGGGCTGGACCGGGTCTATTATGCGAACTCCGGCTCGGAGGCGAACGAGAAAGCCTTCAAGATGGTCCGTCAGATCAGCCACAAGCACTATGGCGGCAAGAAGCAGAAAATCCTCTACCGCGAACGCGACTACCACGGCTCGACCTTGGCAACGATGTCCGCTGGCGGACAGGACGAGCGCAACGCGCAGTACGGCCCTTTCGCACCCGGCTTTGTGCGCGTGCCACACTGCCTTGAGTACCGCTCACAGGATGGAAGCGTGGGCGAGGAATATGGCGCAAAGGCTGCACAGGCGATCGAGGATGTGATCCTTGCAGAAGGTGCCGACACCATTGGCGCGCTTTGCCTTGAGCCGATCACTGCGGGCGGCGGTATCATCGTGCCACCCAAAGGCTATTGGGACCGAGTGCAGGAAATCTGCAAGAAATACGATATTCTGCTCCACATCGACGAAGTGGTCTGCGGCATTGGCCGCACCGGCACATGGTTCGGCTATCAGCAGTTCGGCGTGCAGCCCGACATCGTGACCATGGCAAAAGGCGTAGCTTCAGGTTACGCCGCGATCTCATGCTGTGTGACCACGAACCGTGTGTTTGACATGTTCAAGGACGACACCGATCCGCTGGGCTACTTCCGCGATATCTCGACCTTTGGGGGCTGCACAGGCGGCCCTGCCGCCGCCATCGAAAACATGAAGATCATCGAAGAAGAAGATCTGCGTGGCAACTCTGCCGTCATGGGCGAGCACCTGAAAGGCAACCTTCAGGCGCTGATGGAAAAGCACAAATGGATCGGCGATGTGCGCGGCATGGGGCTCTTTGCGGGCGCCGAACTGGTGCAGGACCGCGCGACCAAAGAACCTGTGTCGGAAAAGCACGTCGGCGCCATCGTGGCCGACTGTATGGCGCAGGGCGTGATTATCGGCGCGACCAACCGGTCCGTGCCGGGCTATAACAACACGCTTGTGTTTGCTCCGTCATTGATTGCGACAGCTGACGATCTGGACCACATCACCTCTGCGGTTGATGCGGCCATTACCCGCGTTCTGGGCTAA
- the pdxR gene encoding MocR-like pyridoxine biosynthesis transcription factor PdxR encodes MSLSVETFFLDPSAEGTLQARIQQMVAQGILTGRIRPGERLPSSRKMAAHLGVSRITVTLAYTELVADDYLTSRGRSGYFVSDNAPEPPAFPAQRANIGTVDWTRTIGQRFTPGLSMDKPADWADYRYQFIYGQTDKTLFDSANWRLCALRALGMRDFSALTSDYFDGDDPQLVDFIARQTLPRRGILANPDEILVTMGAQNALWLSAQVLLNSRRRAAIEDPCYPALRTILTQSRCQLSVVPVDQDGLPPENLPEDTDVVFTTPSHQCPTAATMPLDRRNALLEKAEAEDFIIVEDDYEFEMSFLKSPSPSLKSLDKNGRVIYVGSFSKSLFPGLRLGYLVGPAPFIREARALRATVLRHPPGHIQRTVSYYLSLGHYDALIRRMSKTYHERRQLLVGALDQHGLTIAGQGTYGGSSVWLKTPAGIDTKVLAETLRADSVLVEPGAPFFAGETPPTEYLRLAYSSIPSARIPEGINLIAKAIQNY; translated from the coding sequence ATGTCTTTATCCGTCGAAACCTTCTTTCTTGACCCTTCCGCAGAAGGCACCTTGCAGGCGCGCATCCAGCAAATGGTGGCGCAGGGTATTCTTACGGGCCGTATCCGCCCGGGCGAGCGGCTGCCGTCGTCGCGCAAGATGGCGGCGCATTTGGGTGTCAGCCGGATCACCGTGACGCTGGCTTACACCGAACTGGTCGCCGATGATTATCTGACCTCACGCGGGCGGTCTGGTTATTTTGTGTCCGACAATGCCCCGGAACCACCCGCCTTTCCGGCCCAACGCGCAAACATTGGCACCGTGGATTGGACACGAACCATTGGCCAGCGCTTCACGCCCGGCCTGAGCATGGACAAACCGGCAGACTGGGCCGACTACCGCTATCAGTTCATCTATGGGCAGACAGATAAAACACTCTTTGACAGCGCTAACTGGCGGCTTTGTGCCTTGCGGGCGCTGGGGATGCGGGACTTTAGCGCGCTCACATCGGATTATTTCGATGGCGATGATCCGCAACTTGTTGATTTCATCGCGCGCCAGACGCTGCCAAGGCGTGGCATCCTCGCCAACCCCGATGAGATCCTCGTGACGATGGGCGCGCAAAATGCGCTATGGCTTTCGGCGCAGGTTCTGTTGAACAGCCGCAGGCGTGCGGCCATCGAAGACCCCTGCTATCCCGCACTGCGCACGATCTTGACGCAATCGCGTTGCCAGCTGAGCGTCGTTCCCGTTGATCAGGACGGACTGCCGCCCGAAAACCTTCCCGAAGATACGGACGTCGTTTTCACAACGCCCAGCCACCAATGTCCGACTGCCGCCACGATGCCACTGGACCGGCGCAATGCCCTGCTGGAAAAAGCGGAAGCCGAGGATTTCATTATCGTCGAGGATGATTACGAATTCGAGATGTCGTTTCTGAAATCGCCGTCACCATCTCTCAAATCGCTCGATAAGAACGGGCGCGTGATCTATGTTGGGTCGTTTTCAAAGTCGCTGTTTCCGGGATTGCGCCTTGGCTATCTGGTCGGTCCCGCACCGTTCATCCGCGAGGCCCGCGCCCTGCGCGCCACAGTCCTGCGCCACCCACCCGGTCACATACAGCGCACCGTCAGTTACTATCTGTCTTTGGGGCACTATGATGCGCTGATCCGCCGGATGAGCAAGACCTACCATGAACGGCGGCAATTACTGGTTGGCGCACTTGATCAACACGGGCTGACGATTGCCGGACAAGGGACATACGGCGGATCATCCGTCTGGCTCAAGACACCTGCGGGCATTGATACCAAGGTTTTGGCCGAGACCTTAAGGGCGGATAGCGTTCTGGTCGAACCCGGTGCACCCTTCTTTGCAGGTGAAACCCCACCGACCGAATACTTGCGGCTTGCCTACTCCTCAATCCCCTCGGCGCGCATCCCTGAGGGGATCAACCTGATTGCCAAGGCAATCCAAAATTATTGA
- the xsc gene encoding sulfoacetaldehyde acetyltransferase, whose product MKMTTEEAFVKTLQAHGIRHAFGIIGSAMMPISDIFPAAGITFWDCAHEGSAGMMADGYTRATGEMSMMIAQNGPGITNFVTAVKTAYWNHTPCLLVTPQAANKTIGQGGFQEMEQMNLFKDCVAYQEEVRDPSRICEVLARVIAKAKRLSGPTQINIPRDFWTQVIDIEIPEPVEFESSPGGETSIAKAAELLSTAKFPVILNGAGVVLAEGGIEASKVLAEALDAPVCVGYQHNDAFPGNHPLFAGPLGYNGSKAGMELISKADVVLALGTRLNPFSTLPGYGIDYWPTNAKVIQVDINPDRIGLTKKVTVGIVGDAAKVARGITAHLADTAGDAGRDERKAMIAQTKSAWAQELSSLDHEQDDPGTTWNERARQARPDWMSPRQAWRAIQAAMPENAIISSDIGNNCAIGNAYPSFPTGRKYLAPGLFGPCGYGLPSIVGAKIGQPDVPVIGFAGDGAFGIAVNELTAIGRDEWPAITQIVFRNYQWGAEKRNSTLWFDDNFVGTELDMKVSYAGIAQACGLIGVQAKTMEELTALLNQAIKDQMENNKTTLIEVILNQELGEPFRRDAMKKPVKVAGISASDMAAE is encoded by the coding sequence ATGAAAATGACCACTGAAGAAGCATTCGTCAAAACGCTGCAGGCGCACGGCATTCGCCACGCCTTCGGGATCATCGGATCTGCCATGATGCCGATCTCTGACATTTTCCCCGCCGCCGGCATCACATTCTGGGACTGCGCCCATGAAGGCTCTGCCGGTATGATGGCTGACGGTTACACCCGCGCCACCGGCGAGATGTCGATGATGATCGCGCAGAACGGGCCAGGCATCACCAACTTTGTCACTGCCGTCAAAACTGCCTATTGGAACCACACCCCTTGCTTGCTGGTCACACCGCAGGCTGCGAACAAGACGATCGGTCAGGGCGGTTTTCAGGAAATGGAACAGATGAATCTGTTCAAAGACTGTGTGGCCTATCAGGAAGAAGTCCGCGACCCGTCCCGCATCTGCGAGGTTCTGGCCCGCGTCATCGCCAAGGCCAAGCGTCTGTCCGGTCCGACCCAGATCAACATCCCGCGCGATTTCTGGACCCAAGTGATCGACATTGAAATCCCCGAGCCGGTCGAGTTTGAATCCAGCCCGGGCGGCGAAACATCCATCGCGAAAGCCGCTGAGCTTTTGTCCACAGCCAAATTCCCTGTCATTCTGAATGGTGCTGGCGTTGTTCTGGCCGAAGGCGGGATCGAGGCCTCTAAGGTTCTGGCCGAAGCGCTCGATGCGCCTGTCTGCGTCGGATACCAGCACAACGACGCATTCCCCGGCAACCACCCGCTGTTTGCAGGTCCGCTGGGCTACAACGGGTCCAAAGCCGGCATGGAACTGATCAGCAAGGCTGACGTTGTTCTGGCCCTTGGCACACGCCTGAACCCCTTCTCGACCCTGCCCGGTTACGGCATCGACTATTGGCCGACAAATGCGAAAGTCATTCAGGTTGATATCAACCCTGACCGCATCGGCCTGACCAAGAAGGTTACCGTCGGCATCGTCGGTGATGCGGCCAAGGTTGCCAGAGGCATTACAGCGCATCTTGCGGATACGGCAGGCGACGCGGGCCGCGACGAGCGCAAGGCGATGATCGCGCAAACCAAATCGGCTTGGGCGCAGGAACTGTCCAGCCTCGATCACGAGCAGGATGATCCGGGCACAACATGGAACGAGCGTGCGCGGCAGGCCCGTCCTGACTGGATGTCACCGCGTCAGGCATGGCGCGCTATTCAGGCCGCAATGCCGGAAAACGCGATCATTTCGTCCGACATCGGCAACAACTGCGCCATCGGCAACGCCTACCCAAGCTTCCCTACCGGTCGCAAATACCTTGCACCCGGCCTCTTTGGTCCGTGCGGCTACGGCCTGCCATCCATCGTGGGCGCGAAAATCGGCCAGCCTGATGTGCCTGTGATCGGTTTTGCAGGCGACGGCGCTTTCGGTATCGCGGTGAACGAACTGACAGCGATTGGCCGCGATGAGTGGCCAGCCATCACGCAGATCGTGTTCCGCAACTACCAGTGGGGCGCGGAAAAGCGCAATTCGACCCTATGGTTCGACGACAACTTTGTCGGCACCGAACTGGACATGAAAGTGTCCTACGCGGGCATCGCACAGGCCTGCGGCCTGATCGGTGTGCAAGCCAAGACGATGGAAGAGCTGACAGCGCTGTTGAACCAGGCGATCAAGGATCAGATGGAGAATAACAAGACCACGCTGATCGAAGTGATCCTGAACCAGGAGTTGGGTGAACCCTTCCGCCGCGACGCCATGAAAAAGCCTGTCAAAGTGGCCGGCATCTCGGCGTCCGACATGGCAGCTGAATAG